GACCGGACGGGTCCGTGGGCCGGCGGGGAGCACTCATCCAGAGTGCTCCTCCAGCCGCGGAGTGGTGCCGAGGAGCTCACCCATCCTGCGGGCCAGATCCCTCATCTGGTGACCGAGAAGACCCTGGTCGAGGCCTTCCTTTGCCAGCACTCCGAGGTACGTCTCCACGCCGGCCCGCACCACGAACAGGTGGCCACCGTCGACCTCGATCATCGCGAGCCGCAGTTGCCCCGCGTACTGGGGGAACTGCTCGGCCACCGGCTGGGCCAGCGCCTGCAGGCCCGCGACCACGGCCGCGAAGCGGTCCACGTCGTCGGGGTCGTCGGCGCCGTAAGAGGTGATGGCCTTGCCGTCGCTCGATGCCACGAGGGCGAAGCGGATCTCCTGGATGCTCTCCGTCAGGTCGCGGAGCGCCCAGCTCACGTCGGTTCCCTGTTGCGTCATGTGGACTAGTCGCTCTCTTCAGTGCGGTGCTCGTTGGACTCGCGTCCGGCGCTCTTCTCGCTGTCGGCGGCCGGACCGTTGTCCGTGGTCGTCTCGCTCGACGGGCCGCTCTCGCGTCCCGCCGTGGCGAAGGCGGCGAGGCCGGCGAAGGACGCGTCCGGCGGTACGGCGGCCATGGCCTCCACGGTCTCGTCGGCGGCCTTCGGCCGCGGCACCGACGGTTCGTTCTTCCTGCTGCGGCGCCGGGGCAGGCCACCGGGCGTGGTGTCCGCGGCCTCGGCGGCCGGTGCGGGGGCGGCCGGGGCCGGTGCGGCGCTCGGCGCGGCCACCGCGGCCTGGACCGGGGCCGGTTCGGCGACGGCGGCGGGCAGCGGGCTGAAGTACTTGTGAGGTACGACCACGACGACCGACGTACCGAGCCAGGGCGAGTCCGCGAAGGTGACCCGGATGCCGTAGCGGCGCGCCAGGGCGCCCACCACGCGCAGGCCCAGGTTGGCGTCCTCGGAGATGCCTCCGAGGCCGGGGCCCGCCGAGGTGCCCGCGAGGGACTGCTCCGCCTCGCGCTTCTTCTCCTCGTTCAGGCCCTTGCCCGCGTCCTGGATCTCGATGCCGACGCCGTTCGGGACCTCCTTGCCGGAGACGACCACGGGCTCGGTGGGCGGCGAGTAGCGCGCCGCGTTGTCGAGGAGGTGGGCGAAGATCAGCGTGAGGTGGTCCACCAGACCGCCGTCGACGCCGAGTTCGGGCAGGTGGCGGACCTGGACGCGGTCGAAGTCCTTGATGCGGCCGATGCCGCCGCGGACCACGCTGAGCAGTCGCTGCGGTTCCTGCCACTGGCGTCCGGGCCGGTCCGAGCCGCCGAGCACGCCGATGCTGGCGGCGAGACAGTCGGCGGGGCCGATCTCCTGGTCCAGTTCCATGAGGCCCTGGGCGACCGCGGGCAGCCGCCCGTGTTCGCCCTGCATCTCGTGCAGGCGCCCGCGCAGCTTGCTGGTCAGTACGTGGATACGGCTGCCGATGCTGATCACGGCCTGCTCGGCCGAGGTGGAGCGGTCGAGCTCCTCCTCCATACCGATCAGCGCGGTCCTGAGGACCTTGCGCAGCTCGGCCCGCAGCTCGGGGCCCGCGTCCAGTTCCTCGGCGATCTCCGGCAGGATGTCGTCGATGGCGTCACCGGCCCGCAGCCGCTTGAGCGCGTCGGGCAGATGCGTGTCGGCGAGTCGGGCGACGGCGGCCTGCTGGGAGGCGAGTTGCTCCTGCCAGACCCCGGCTTCGTCGGCGATCCGCGTCTCATAGCCCTGGGCCTCCGAGACAAGCCGGGCCTCGTGGGCCTTGGTCTCCTCGGCGAGCCGCGTCTCGAAGGCCTGGGCCTGCTCGGCGAGGCGCGCCTCGAAGGCGTCGGCCTGTTCGGCCAGTTGGGCTTCCAGACCGGAGCGCTCGGCCGTGAACTTCCGCTCCAGGCCCGACACGTGCTGCTGCCACTGCTGCGACTGCTCGGCCTGGGAGGCACGGAAGTCGCCGGTGGTGCGGCGCAGTTGGGACTGGGTACGGACGAGGAGCCGTACGCAGACGGCGCTGGCCGCGGTGGCCGCGGCACCGGCGAACGTCGCGGGTATCTGGACCTGGTCGGGTCCCGCGACGGCGGTGGCGACGGTCCCAGCGCCTAAGGCGAGCGGCATCAGCCACCAGCTGTACCAGGTGACCGGTGCCCGCGCCGCCGGGGGCGGAGTGGCAAGTTCCATCTGGATCCTTCGAAAGCAACACGTGCGAACGGGGGGGTGTGTTGGCGCCGTAGGCGTCGACAACGAAGCGTGAGGCGACCGAATGTGTTCGCGTCAACTCGCAGCGCCACAGGGGAGCTTATCGGGTTTGAGATCGAAAGGATCAACTCCCCTCCGCATACCGGTGAGTATCCGATCGCGCTCCGAAAGGTGTGCTCTTCTCGACAAATCCCTTCACCGATACCGCAATCACGCACATTGTGTAGCCATCGAACCGACGGATGTGATCAATCCGTCGGGGGTATACGGCGATCGCCAGGGGCATGCATGTCATGCTCAATGCCACTCGGAATGATCTTGAGGAGACGTACGGATGAGTCCCCTGCCGGGTTCCCCCACCGTGGCGCCCACCGCGCCCGGCCGCCTGCCCCTGATCGGACACGCTCACCAACTGGCCCGTCGTCCGCTGGACTTCATGGACTCCCTGCGCGGACAGGGCAGCGTCGTAAGGATCCTGCTCGGACCCACCCCCGCCTACGTGGTCACCGACCCCGCCGTCACGCGCAAAGTGCTGGTGACGGAGGTCGACGCCTTCGCCAAGGGCGGAAAGATCATCGACGCGCTGCGGGTGTTCTTCGGCGACGGGCTCGCCACCATCGCCGACGGCGACCTGCACATGAAGCACAGGCGCCTGATGCAGCCCATGTTCAACAAGGCGCACATCGCGACCCGCGGCGACGTCATGATCGACCACGTGCGGACCGCGACCTACGCCTGGACACCGGGAGTCGCGCGCGAGACGTACGAGGACATGAACGACCTCACGCTCTCGACGTTTCTGGTGGCCCTCTTCGGTTCGGGTCTGCCCGCCCATGTCGAGGAGGAGTTCACCGGCCTCATGCCGGCGATCATGCGCGGCACGATCCGGCAGACCATCCTGCCGGGCTGGGTGACCAAGCTGCCGCTCCCGGCGAACCGGGCGCACGAGCGGCGTGTGGCGCGCCTGCGCGCCCTCATCGACCAGGCGATCGACCACCATCGTGCCCAGTTGGCGGCGGCGCCGACCGCCTCCGAGGCACCGGCAGGCTGCCCGGCGCACCAGTCCGCCGAACAGGCCCCCGGCGGCGGACTGTTCTCCACCCTGCTCACCGCCGACGACCCGGAGACCGGCCCGCTCTCCCGCCAGCAGCTCCAGGACGAGGCGATCACCCTCCTGACCGGTGCCATCGAGACGACGGGAACGACCCTCGCCTGGGCGCTGTACGAGATCAGCAGGAACCCGAAGACCGAGCAACGCCTGCACGAGGAGCTCGACGCGGCGTGCGGCGACCGCCCGCTCACCCAGCAGGACCTGGCCGCTCTCCCGTACATGCGCGCCGTGCTGAAGGAGACCATGCGCATGTACGGCCCGGCCTGGCTGGTCACGCGGACCACCACGCGCCCGGTCACGCTGGACGGCCACCCGATACCGAAGGGCGCGGACGTCATCTACAGCCCTTACGTCCATCAGCACGACCCCGAGGTCTACGCCGACCCCGGCACCTTCGCCCCTGACCGCTGGGAGCCGGAGCGAGCGAAGGGCGTCAACCGTTCCTCGTTCCTGGCCTTCGGTGACGGCCGCCGCAAGTGCATCGGCGAGGAGTTCGCCTGGACGGAACTCCTCATCATCCTCGCCACGGTTCTCCAGCGGTGGCGGCTGACGCTCACCTCGGCTCCCCCGCGCCCGCAGGCCATCGTGACGGTCAAGCCGGACAAGCTGTCGATGACACCGCACCCGCGTACGGCATAGGGGCCGGCGGCCTCCCCCGGTGCTCGGCGTCCGTGATGGCGAGCGCCGGAGGCCGACCGGAGCGGTCAGGCCCTGCGCAGCATCCGGTTGGCGCCCGCGGCAGCCGTCGTCGCGAGCAGCCAGCCGAGGCAGACCAGGGCCACGGCCGCCCACTGCTCCGCCCCGTCACCGCCTCGACCCGCAGCTCCGCCCCCGCGACAAGCGTGAGTGCCGGTGATGACTGCGTTGTGATCACCTGACAACCGTGGTGCGTTCACCGTCGACGCCGGCGGCGGAAGTGGGGAGGCTCAGCCGGGCGGCCGACAGGTGAGGTGTGCCGCGTCCCGGGGTGCCGCATGCCACACATGCGGCATTGCGCGGACGTACCACACGAGTGCTTGATCCATTGGAATGAGCCGGTCGACGGCGGTTCCCCTGTCAAGATCCCCATCGGGGTACCGGCACGCGACCGTGTTCGCCAACGAGGAGCTGGCCGCCCTACGCCACCCCCGGGCAGTCCGGGTCGGGTTACTGTGGCCTGTCGCTCAACCGTCCCCTTGAGTGTTTGGAGCCTGCCGTGCCCTCCCTCGCCACTCTCCTCGAAGAGCACCCGATCGTCGCGAGCGTCAAGGACGATGCCGGGTTGAAGGCGGTGCTGGAATCCGATTGCAAGGTGGCCTTCCTGCTGTACGGGTCGATTCTCGACCTGCCGGAGATCGTCGCCTCCCTCAAGGCGGCGGGGAAGATCGTGCTGGTCAACGTGGACCTGCTGGAGGGTTTCGGCGGCAAGGAGATCGTGGTGCGCTATGTGAAGGAGCGCACTGAGGCGGACGGCATCCTCAGCTCCAAGGCGTTCATGGTGCGTGCCGCCCGTGAGCTGGGACTCTACGCCGTGCACCGGTTCTTCCTGATCGACTCGTTGTCGTACCGGAACCTGGCGAAGCAGGTCGCGATGTCGAAGGCCGACAGTGTGGAGATCCTGCCGGGCTGCATGCCGCGGGTGATCGGCTGGGTGGTCGCGGACATCGACGTGCCACTGATCGCGGGCGGCCTGGTCTGCGACCGCGACGACGTGATCGCCGCTCTGGGCGCGGGTGCGGCGGCCATCGCCTCGTCGAATCAGGACGTCTGGAAGATGTGACGACGGCGCGGCCGGGCGACCGGAGCCCGCGCCGGTCGCCCGCGTCGGGCTCCGACTGGTGCGGCCCGCCGCCGAACCGGGATACGCGCCGGCCACCGTGGTCAGCGCGGTGCTCGCGGACGTCGAGGGCGGCTGGCGCCGGTCGCCGGCGAGCTCGGCGGTGATCGCCGTGGTCTGCGTGGCGCTGTGCGGGGGCGTTCCGGAGTCGCGCGCTGGCTGCTCAGCCGCGACCGCCGGGCGGAGGCGGAGGCACTGATCACCCGCTACGGCATCGAGATCGACATCGTCGCCGAGGCCTATGGGGCGCCTTTCGTGCTGTGGATCGGAGCCGGAGTTCTCGCGCTGGGCGGGCACGTCTCGCATTTCCTGGCCCCTGAGACCAGGGACCTGGATCTCGCCGTCGCGGCCCGCGCTTCACGGAGAATGTGACGGCGGACACAGCTGAAGGCATTGACTGTGGCGACGCTCGGAACGTAACTTTGGCGGCGCTCGACCAAAAACTTCATATTGGCTGCCACCTCGCGTGGCGGCAGTTACTAGAGACGAGAGAACAGTAACTCCCTTTCAACAGGGTGTTTGCTGTTCTCTTTTTTTGGGTCCGCAGCTTTCGATTTGTCCGAAATCACCACAAGGGAGTGGTCCATGACGGAGGGAACCAGCCGGTCACGGCGGTGGGTCGCCTTTCTGATCCTGTCGATGACCGGCGGCATCATCTACCAGGTGGCGTACATCCGGTTCGTCTTCCTGGGCCCAACGGCGAAGGCGCTGGAGCTTTCGGCCCAGGACTACGGAAACATCGTCTCCGTGTTCGGTGTCGTGGCGATGGTGATGTACTTCTTCGGCGGCTGGTTCGCCGACAAATTCTCCCCGCGGCTGCTGATCACCATCGCATTGGCGGGCACCGGAATCGCCGACATCTATCTGGCCGCGGCGCCAGGGTATTTCGGCACTCTTCTCGTCCACATCGCCTTCGCAATCCTCGGAATGGGCCTGTACTGGCCTGCTCTGGTGAAGGCGATCGGCATGCTGGGTGACGCCTCCGAGCAGGGCCGGCTCTTCGGTTTCCTGGAAGGCGTGCGCGGTCTCACCTCGACGCTCGTGGGCCTGGTGGGAACCGCGATCGTCGCCATGGCCGTCGTCCCTGCCCACGGCGTCCTGTGGTTGATCCGGATCTACGGCATCCTCTGCTTCGTGCTCGCCGCGGCCGTCTGGTTCTGCGTGAAGGAGGACAGGGAGAAGCTGGCCGCGCTCGGCTCCTCCACCGTCACCCTGCGCCAGCTGCTGCATGCGGCGAAGAACAAGTACACCTGGCTGATCGGCCTCACCGTCATGCTGATGTACTGCTTCTACACCACGCTCGGCTACTTCTCGCCGCTGCTGGAGTACCAGTACGGCCTGGCCGCCGGGTTGATCGGTGTCATCGGCGTCGTGCGCACCTATGTCTTCCAGTTCGTCGCCGGCCCGACCGGCGGAGTCCTGGTCGACAAGGTCACCAAGTCCTCGCCGAAGTTCCTGCGCTGGATGTTCGCCGGCTGTGCGGTGATCGCCGCCGCCTTCCTGCTGATGCCGCGTACCAGCGCGTTGGCGTGGGTCGCCCTGACCCTGATGTTCGTGTTGTGCCTGTTCGTCTTCGCCGCCCGCGGCGTCTACTGGGCGACGGTCGGCGAGGTGGAGATTCCCGAGAACGAGCGCGGCGGCGTGATCGGCCTCGCTTCCGGGCTGGCCTATCTCCCCGACGCCTTCCTCCCGGCGCTGGCCGCCTGGTGGATCGGCGACCCGACCGCGAAGCCCGCAGTCCCCGAACACGGCGGCGGCTACACCACCATGTTCGCCGTCCTGTTCGCCGCCGCCGTCCTCGGCCTGGTCGTCACGACGGTCACCCAGCGGGTCCGCGCCCGCGAACTGGCGGCCCGCACCGCCGCCCCCGAACCGCAGCTCGCTGCCGGCTGACCCCCACCCCGACACCCTTCCCGGAGACGTACTCATGGACATCACCGAGTTCAACCGCGACTTCTTCTCCCTGGACGGCAAGAACGCCATCGTCACCGGCGGCAACACCGGCCTCGGCCAGGCGTTCTCGCTGGCCCTGGCCAAGGCCGGCGCCAACGTGTTCGTGCCCAGTGTGACGCCGGACGA
This genomic interval from Streptomyces dengpaensis contains the following:
- a CDS encoding roadblock/LC7 domain-containing protein — encoded protein: MTQQGTDVSWALRDLTESIQEIRFALVASSDGKAITSYGADDPDDVDRFAAVVAGLQALAQPVAEQFPQYAGQLRLAMIEVDGGHLFVVRAGVETYLGVLAKEGLDQGLLGHQMRDLARRMGELLGTTPRLEEHSG
- a CDS encoding sensor histidine kinase, whose amino-acid sequence is MELATPPPAARAPVTWYSWWLMPLALGAGTVATAVAGPDQVQIPATFAGAAATAASAVCVRLLVRTQSQLRRTTGDFRASQAEQSQQWQQHVSGLERKFTAERSGLEAQLAEQADAFEARLAEQAQAFETRLAEETKAHEARLVSEAQGYETRIADEAGVWQEQLASQQAAVARLADTHLPDALKRLRAGDAIDDILPEIAEELDAGPELRAELRKVLRTALIGMEEELDRSTSAEQAVISIGSRIHVLTSKLRGRLHEMQGEHGRLPAVAQGLMELDQEIGPADCLAASIGVLGGSDRPGRQWQEPQRLLSVVRGGIGRIKDFDRVQVRHLPELGVDGGLVDHLTLIFAHLLDNAARYSPPTEPVVVSGKEVPNGVGIEIQDAGKGLNEEKKREAEQSLAGTSAGPGLGGISEDANLGLRVVGALARRYGIRVTFADSPWLGTSVVVVVPHKYFSPLPAAVAEPAPVQAAVAAPSAAPAPAAPAPAAEAADTTPGGLPRRRSRKNEPSVPRPKAADETVEAMAAVPPDASFAGLAAFATAGRESGPSSETTTDNGPAADSEKSAGRESNEHRTEESD
- a CDS encoding cytochrome P450, with the translated sequence MSPLPGSPTVAPTAPGRLPLIGHAHQLARRPLDFMDSLRGQGSVVRILLGPTPAYVVTDPAVTRKVLVTEVDAFAKGGKIIDALRVFFGDGLATIADGDLHMKHRRLMQPMFNKAHIATRGDVMIDHVRTATYAWTPGVARETYEDMNDLTLSTFLVALFGSGLPAHVEEEFTGLMPAIMRGTIRQTILPGWVTKLPLPANRAHERRVARLRALIDQAIDHHRAQLAAAPTASEAPAGCPAHQSAEQAPGGGLFSTLLTADDPETGPLSRQQLQDEAITLLTGAIETTGTTLAWALYEISRNPKTEQRLHEELDAACGDRPLTQQDLAALPYMRAVLKETMRMYGPAWLVTRTTTRPVTLDGHPIPKGADVIYSPYVHQHDPEVYADPGTFAPDRWEPERAKGVNRSSFLAFGDGRRKCIGEEFAWTELLIILATVLQRWRLTLTSAPPRPQAIVTVKPDKLSMTPHPRTA
- a CDS encoding glycerol-3-phosphate responsive antiterminator; amino-acid sequence: MPSLATLLEEHPIVASVKDDAGLKAVLESDCKVAFLLYGSILDLPEIVASLKAAGKIVLVNVDLLEGFGGKEIVVRYVKERTEADGILSSKAFMVRAARELGLYAVHRFFLIDSLSYRNLAKQVAMSKADSVEILPGCMPRVIGWVVADIDVPLIAGGLVCDRDDVIAALGAGAAAIASSNQDVWKM
- a CDS encoding MFS transporter; amino-acid sequence: MTEGTSRSRRWVAFLILSMTGGIIYQVAYIRFVFLGPTAKALELSAQDYGNIVSVFGVVAMVMYFFGGWFADKFSPRLLITIALAGTGIADIYLAAAPGYFGTLLVHIAFAILGMGLYWPALVKAIGMLGDASEQGRLFGFLEGVRGLTSTLVGLVGTAIVAMAVVPAHGVLWLIRIYGILCFVLAAAVWFCVKEDREKLAALGSSTVTLRQLLHAAKNKYTWLIGLTVMLMYCFYTTLGYFSPLLEYQYGLAAGLIGVIGVVRTYVFQFVAGPTGGVLVDKVTKSSPKFLRWMFAGCAVIAAAFLLMPRTSALAWVALTLMFVLCLFVFAARGVYWATVGEVEIPENERGGVIGLASGLAYLPDAFLPALAAWWIGDPTAKPAVPEHGGGYTTMFAVLFAAAVLGLVVTTVTQRVRARELAARTAAPEPQLAAG